Proteins co-encoded in one Bradyrhizobium sp. 170 genomic window:
- a CDS encoding glycosyltransferase family 4 protein, whose translation MRILSIDFTIPYLLKDDDYPIGGFAVQLSIWLRALEKAGHEAALLTWKGALAHVGSGQQIKLIETYDPAHGVRVAKYFYSYIPKVLAAARAYHPDIMIQGVCGVHTAIMAFVAGQLGIPFVHRVVSDMNVDERCKAALPLYEWLAYSWARHRTAAFLCQNEYQREKLAALFPGKPIHVIHNAVVVAEEAAPPLPRAERRYVAWLGVFRDGKNLPLLFRIAKEFPAVKFRVAGMPDRVVDQATLDAVNGLRHLPNVELVGNVRRADVQQFLSEATMLLCTSDVEGFSNVLLEALAAGTPVVTRRPVDPDLIIMRHALGASAEDELALSKSVSTIWDMDTNEYNAIAARCQTYVKVNHSPTAKARELIAALTPLVAKSKRPGQPLEQPIPIGR comes from the coding sequence GTGCGAATTCTCTCGATAGATTTTACCATTCCCTATCTATTGAAGGATGATGACTATCCGATCGGCGGCTTTGCCGTCCAACTTTCAATATGGCTTCGCGCGCTTGAAAAAGCCGGTCACGAAGCCGCTCTCCTTACCTGGAAGGGGGCTTTGGCCCATGTAGGTTCGGGCCAGCAAATCAAACTTATCGAAACCTATGATCCCGCGCATGGGGTGCGGGTTGCAAAGTATTTCTACTCATATATCCCAAAAGTATTGGCAGCTGCCCGCGCCTATCATCCAGATATTATGATCCAAGGCGTATGTGGGGTCCATACCGCCATCATGGCTTTCGTCGCCGGCCAGCTAGGGATTCCGTTCGTTCACCGCGTTGTCAGCGACATGAACGTCGATGAACGATGCAAAGCCGCTCTTCCATTGTATGAATGGTTAGCTTATTCTTGGGCTCGGCATCGAACAGCCGCATTCCTCTGTCAAAATGAGTATCAACGCGAAAAATTGGCTGCGCTTTTTCCGGGCAAGCCTATTCACGTCATTCATAACGCCGTTGTCGTAGCAGAGGAGGCGGCTCCTCCTTTGCCGCGCGCAGAACGCAGATATGTCGCCTGGCTTGGTGTCTTCCGCGATGGAAAGAACTTGCCATTGCTTTTTCGAATCGCCAAGGAATTTCCGGCCGTCAAATTCCGCGTGGCAGGGATGCCAGACCGAGTGGTTGATCAAGCGACGCTGGATGCCGTGAATGGCCTGCGCCATCTGCCAAACGTGGAACTGGTTGGCAATGTCCGGCGGGCAGACGTTCAACAATTTCTATCAGAAGCGACGATGCTTCTCTGCACATCGGATGTCGAGGGCTTCTCGAACGTGCTCCTGGAGGCTCTGGCTGCGGGCACTCCTGTTGTAACTCGGCGACCTGTCGACCCAGACCTGATCATTATGCGCCATGCCCTTGGCGCATCGGCTGAGGATGAGTTGGCACTTTCCAAATCCGTGAGCACAATTTGGGACATGGACACGAACGAATACAACGCAATCGCGGCGCGATGTCAGACGTACGTTAAGGTCAATCACTCGCCGACGGCAAAAGCTCGCGAGTTAATTGCGGCTTTGACGCCTCTTGTCGCTAAGTCAAAACGCCCAGGGCAACCACTAGAGCAACCAATTCCGATAGGTCGATGA